The Maylandia zebra isolate NMK-2024a linkage group LG7, Mzebra_GT3a, whole genome shotgun sequence genome contains a region encoding:
- the lg7h11orf96 gene encoding uncharacterized protein C11orf96 homolog: MAAVRQMVMEASGYHVLPAHLMASAMEEFPQQLPVPKGPAKGKSRSRRPREARFKTQPVTFAEIQEVEEEGSSPLEEERARRSFLQSLENLRRSTQTLHCPPTAHHSCTPTPTQASLDSSDSDSTQ; this comes from the coding sequence ATGGCTGCTGTACGTCAAATGGTTATGGAGGCCTCTGGCTACCATGTCCTGCCAGCTCACCTTATGGCATCAGCTATGGAGGAGTTTCCCCAGCAGTTGCCCGTCCCAAAGGGCCCAGCAAAGGGCAAGAGCCGCTCCCGTCGACCTCGCGAGGCTCGCTTCAAAACACAGCCCGTCACCTTCGCTGAGATCCAAGAGGTAGAAGAAGAAGGCTCCTCACCCCTGGAGGAGGAAAGGGCACGGCGCTCCTTCTTGCAGTCACTGGAAAACCTGCGGCGGAGCACACAGACCCTCCACTGCCCACCTACTGCCCATCACAGCTGCACCCCTACACCCACACAGGCCAGCCTGGACTCCAGCGACTCCGACTCCACCCAGTGA